A region from the Lysobacter antibioticus genome encodes:
- a CDS encoding prealbumin-like fold domain-containing protein translates to MLTVLASVLLWGGAGTGAFAAESNGVPTGFGSNTAFPSGVTVNVTAAGTGPTTFNGTGAHLATTNSYFDPPISIAQVSYRLLTPGSAVVAVGGEQAAGTLTFTFSRPVTNPRFHVSEWAAATGNSRNTTAWTIDTAVAPGATLTALGPGAGTRLIVAPAPVGVPGAGMPRVRSGFNAGGVDCLNNATAGCGTFQVNGTYRVITFFVANRMNQVGGNGTNNLTPDGYGLSITLDEDVSDAPGSYGAAQHTVGGLFLGSTTTPAAGAHAAEADAVNTVHTTTALLDASNPLTSANAGGDSDNAFASLPPVGVGTYTLSVPVAGFQTVPGASPQLCGWIDFNRNGSFETAERACATPSGSGNLPLNWTIPTGATYVAGESYARLRVGYTSGEVQIPTASADSGEVEDYPITLLPRVRLSKALVPTSDPGLFNLSVVPPSASAVQTNTGAVANVGHGGTTDWVPAPLGTLITVSETAGTGTSLSNYSSSIACTDRSGAAVTLGAAGTTRTFFSLISAPVGPPTTPNTANANLSEISCIATNARLPTLQVVKVTQNGVGTFSFGGSNGIANHDITTVTAGTGVAGPVQVLTAASTATTVTEAPLPVGYLLGGISCSGLGAGGNASVDLPNRSVTLDAAATAAGSAIVCTFTNIAQVADLVITKTNTPLAGDNDQANDTLVRGAITQYTLRVTNNGPVSVTGAVVRDTPGGGLNCPAGNVVSCSSATAGACPAAPSPILMSDLTAGVALGTLPLGAVVTLSFSCTVL, encoded by the coding sequence GTGCTCACTGTGTTGGCCTCGGTGCTGTTGTGGGGCGGGGCCGGTACCGGCGCGTTCGCCGCCGAAAGCAACGGCGTGCCCACGGGGTTCGGCAGCAATACCGCGTTTCCCTCCGGGGTCACGGTGAATGTCACCGCAGCCGGTACCGGGCCGACCACCTTCAACGGCACCGGCGCGCACCTCGCCACGACCAATAGCTACTTCGATCCGCCGATCAGCATCGCCCAGGTCAGCTATCGGCTGTTGACCCCCGGTTCGGCGGTGGTCGCGGTCGGCGGCGAGCAGGCGGCCGGCACCTTGACCTTCACCTTCAGCCGCCCGGTGACCAACCCGCGCTTCCATGTCAGCGAGTGGGCCGCCGCGACCGGAAACTCCCGCAACACCACTGCCTGGACCATCGACACCGCGGTAGCGCCGGGAGCGACCCTGACCGCGCTCGGTCCAGGTGCCGGCACCCGGCTGATCGTCGCCCCCGCGCCGGTGGGCGTGCCGGGCGCGGGCATGCCGCGCGTGCGCAGCGGCTTCAACGCCGGCGGCGTCGACTGCCTCAACAACGCTACCGCCGGCTGCGGCACGTTCCAGGTCAACGGCACTTACCGAGTGATCACGTTCTTCGTCGCCAATCGCATGAATCAGGTCGGCGGCAACGGCACCAATAACCTCACCCCGGACGGCTACGGTCTGTCGATCACCCTCGATGAGGATGTCAGCGACGCGCCCGGCAGCTACGGCGCCGCGCAACACACGGTCGGCGGCTTGTTCCTCGGTTCCACCACGACGCCGGCGGCCGGAGCGCATGCGGCCGAAGCCGATGCGGTGAACACCGTGCATACGACGACGGCGTTGCTGGACGCGTCCAATCCGCTGACCAGCGCGAATGCAGGCGGCGACAGCGACAATGCCTTCGCTTCGCTGCCGCCGGTCGGTGTCGGCACCTACACGCTGTCGGTACCCGTGGCAGGTTTCCAGACCGTGCCCGGGGCGTCGCCGCAGTTGTGCGGCTGGATCGACTTCAATCGCAACGGCAGCTTCGAGACCGCCGAGCGCGCCTGCGCGACACCGAGCGGGAGTGGCAATCTGCCGCTCAACTGGACCATTCCGACCGGCGCGACGTATGTAGCCGGCGAAAGCTACGCACGGCTGCGCGTGGGCTACACCAGCGGCGAGGTGCAGATCCCGACCGCGTCGGCCGACAGCGGCGAGGTCGAGGATTACCCGATCACTCTGTTGCCGCGCGTGCGCCTGAGCAAGGCGCTGGTGCCGACGTCGGACCCGGGCTTGTTCAATCTGTCGGTCGTGCCGCCGTCGGCGAGCGCGGTGCAGACCAACACCGGCGCCGTCGCGAACGTCGGCCACGGCGGCACCACCGATTGGGTGCCGGCGCCGCTCGGTACGCTCATCACCGTCAGCGAGACCGCCGGCACCGGCACTAGTCTCAGCAATTACAGCTCGAGCATCGCCTGTACCGACCGCTCCGGTGCTGCGGTGACGCTTGGCGCCGCCGGCACCACCCGCACCTTCTTCAGCCTGATCAGCGCACCGGTCGGGCCGCCGACCACGCCGAACACCGCCAACGCCAACCTCAGCGAGATCAGCTGCATCGCGACCAATGCGCGGCTGCCTACGTTGCAGGTGGTGAAAGTGACCCAGAACGGCGTCGGCACGTTTTCGTTCGGCGGTAGCAACGGCATCGCCAATCACGACATCACCACCGTCACCGCGGGTACCGGTGTGGCCGGCCCGGTGCAGGTGTTGACCGCCGCGAGCACCGCGACCACCGTTACCGAGGCGCCGCTGCCGGTCGGCTATTTGCTCGGCGGTATTTCCTGCAGCGGACTCGGTGCCGGCGGCAACGCCAGCGTCGACCTGCCGAACCGCAGCGTGACGCTCGATGCCGCGGCGACCGCCGCCGGCAGCGCCATCGTCTGCACCTTCACCAACATCGCTCAGGTCGCCGACCTCGTCATCACCAAGACCAACACGCCCTTGGCCGGCGACAACGACCAGGCCAACGACACCCTGGTGCGCGGCGCCATCACGCAATACACCTTGCGTGTCACCAACAACGGGCCGGTGTCGGTGACCGGTGCGGTGGTGCGCGACACACCGGGCGGGGGCTTGAACTGCCCGGCCGGCAATGTGGTGAGCTGCAGCAGTGCCACCGCCGGCGCGTGCCCGGCCGCTCCGAGTCCGATCCTGATGAGCGATCTGACGGCCGGTGTGGCGCTGGGTACCTTACCGCTGGGCGCGGTGGTAACGCTCAGCTTCTCGTGCACGGTGCTGTAG
- a CDS encoding MBL fold metallo-hydrolase RNA specificity domain-containing protein, which produces MRVHFHGAAGEVTGSLHEVEAGGHRILLDCGMIQGSPEAERRNFDPFAFDVAALDALVISHAHIDHIGRVPLLVRRGFRGPIYAQAATADLMRIMLLDSASIAESETERSNRRRAQGQPEALPLYTREDVEATMQRVESLPYDSPRTILPGIEIAFREAGHILGSSAVELRADGRTLVFSGDIGPKGTPILRDPAPIAQADLVLMESTYGDRLHKDRAETILELGRILEQAWNDGGNVLIPAFAVGRSQELLYWFAKYWDEWNLSRWQIFLDSPMAAKVVGVYDRHAQLFDEDALQVWKDKPNPFQLPNLRLTASAEESMAINRIERGAIVIAGSGMANAGRILHHFKHNLGKPQTHVVFVGYQAEGTIGRRLVDGAPWVRIHGKDVRANAQRHTIGGLSAHTDQKGLIEWYGQIGGRPQLALVHGEDKAREALAGEIGERYGIEVQLARPGMTLEV; this is translated from the coding sequence ATGCGAGTCCATTTCCACGGCGCGGCCGGCGAAGTCACCGGTTCCCTGCACGAGGTCGAGGCCGGCGGCCATCGCATCTTGCTCGACTGCGGCATGATCCAGGGCAGCCCCGAAGCCGAGCGCCGCAACTTCGACCCCTTCGCTTTCGACGTCGCCGCGTTGGACGCGCTGGTGATCAGCCACGCCCACATCGACCACATTGGCCGCGTGCCCTTGCTGGTGCGGCGGGGTTTCCGCGGGCCGATCTATGCCCAGGCCGCGACCGCCGACTTGATGCGCATCATGCTGCTGGATTCGGCGTCCATCGCCGAAAGCGAAACCGAGCGCAGCAACCGCCGGCGCGCGCAGGGACAGCCCGAAGCGTTGCCGCTGTATACGCGCGAAGACGTCGAGGCGACCATGCAGCGGGTCGAATCCTTGCCCTACGACAGCCCGCGCACGATCCTGCCCGGCATCGAGATCGCATTCCGCGAGGCCGGGCATATCCTCGGTTCCTCCGCGGTCGAGTTGCGAGCCGACGGACGGACCCTGGTGTTCTCCGGCGACATCGGGCCGAAGGGCACGCCGATCCTGCGCGACCCCGCGCCGATCGCGCAGGCCGACCTGGTGCTGATGGAATCGACCTACGGCGACCGCCTGCACAAAGACCGCGCCGAAACCATCCTCGAACTCGGCCGCATCCTCGAACAGGCCTGGAACGATGGCGGCAACGTGTTGATCCCGGCGTTCGCGGTGGGCCGCAGCCAGGAGCTGCTGTACTGGTTCGCCAAGTACTGGGACGAGTGGAACCTGTCGCGCTGGCAGATCTTTCTCGACAGCCCGATGGCGGCCAAGGTGGTCGGTGTCTACGACCGCCATGCCCAGTTGTTCGACGAAGACGCGCTGCAAGTGTGGAAGGACAAACCCAACCCGTTCCAGCTGCCGAACCTGCGCCTGACCGCGAGCGCCGAAGAATCGATGGCGATCAACCGCATCGAACGCGGCGCCATCGTCATCGCCGGTTCCGGCATGGCCAACGCCGGCCGCATCCTGCATCACTTCAAGCACAACCTCGGCAAGCCGCAGACCCATGTGGTGTTCGTCGGCTATCAAGCCGAAGGCACGATCGGCCGGCGCCTAGTAGACGGCGCGCCGTGGGTGCGCATCCACGGCAAGGATGTCCGCGCCAACGCGCAGCGCCACACCATCGGCGGGCTGTCGGCGCACACCGACCAAAAGGGCCTGATCGAGTGGTACGGCCAGATCGGCGGCCGCCCGCAACTGGCCCTGGTCCACGGCGAAGACAAGGCGCGCGAAGCGCTGGCCGGCGAGATAGGCGAGCGCTACGGCATCGAGGTGCAACTGGCGCGGCCGGGGATGACCCTGGAGGTCTGA
- a CDS encoding M13 family metallopeptidase, protein MTFKKPQVLLLSLAIATVVAACGKQETPAPTAPAAADKPAETSALKLDESKLPPVNRFVVADLDTAKDACTDFGGYVNGKWLAANAIPGDRTSWGAFEMLDERSTAVQRQIAEQAAADSKATGVEKIVGDLWSTGMDAAKINAQGLEPLKGDLAKIDTLDSAEKIADYLRSSAATGDNPLFGFGAEADFKDSANNIAYASQGGLGLPDTPYYSDAKHKDKLAAYEAHIAKVLELGGTPAADAAKQAKDVISFETRLAKASKSREELSRDVSLYYNPVSPADADKLTPNFSWTKFFESQGVALPKMFSLAVPAFHQEVSKMIGEVPAEQWKAYLRFHAIDGASPYLSDAFVEENFNFYSKTLRGQKELKERGKRVLDTIEGQAGEALGQMYVKVAFTPESKERMQTLVKNLSEALKVRIENLAWMSADTKKKAIEKWASFTPKIGYPDKWRDWNGLATSRDSYYANVKAANEFNYKWNLGKIGKPVDKTEWGMPPQMVNAYYNPLQNEIVFPAAILQPPFFDPKADDATNYGGIGAVIGHEMTHGYDDQGSRFGPTGNMEVWWAPSDAKAFSGLTDKLIQQFNAYEAAPGQHVNGKHTLGENIADLGGLATAYDAMKKAAGDTPDPKTDGFTRDQRFFLNWATVWRRNFTAEEMKVRLQTDEHALANFRAIGAPSNLPAFAAAFSCKPGQPMVREGDKQVVIW, encoded by the coding sequence GTGACCTTCAAAAAACCGCAAGTCCTGCTGTTGTCCCTCGCTATCGCCACGGTCGTGGCCGCCTGCGGCAAGCAGGAAACCCCTGCCCCGACCGCGCCGGCCGCCGCCGACAAGCCGGCCGAAACCAGCGCGCTGAAGCTCGACGAGAGCAAGCTGCCGCCGGTCAACCGCTTCGTCGTCGCCGACCTGGACACCGCCAAGGACGCCTGCACCGACTTCGGCGGATACGTCAACGGCAAGTGGCTCGCCGCCAACGCCATCCCGGGCGACCGCACTTCGTGGGGCGCTTTCGAAATGCTCGATGAGCGTTCCACCGCGGTGCAGCGCCAGATCGCCGAACAAGCGGCGGCGGACAGCAAGGCCACCGGCGTGGAGAAGATCGTCGGCGACCTGTGGTCGACCGGCATGGACGCGGCCAAGATCAACGCCCAGGGCCTGGAGCCGCTGAAGGGCGACCTGGCCAAGATCGACACGCTCGACAGCGCCGAGAAGATCGCCGACTACCTGCGCAGCTCCGCCGCCACCGGCGACAACCCGCTGTTCGGCTTCGGCGCCGAAGCCGACTTCAAGGATTCGGCCAACAACATCGCTTACGCATCGCAGGGCGGCCTGGGCCTGCCGGACACGCCGTACTACTCCGACGCCAAGCACAAGGACAAGCTCGCCGCGTACGAGGCCCACATCGCCAAGGTACTCGAGCTCGGCGGCACGCCGGCGGCCGACGCCGCCAAGCAGGCCAAGGACGTGATCTCGTTCGAGACCCGCCTGGCCAAGGCCTCGAAGTCGCGCGAAGAGCTGTCGCGCGACGTCTCGCTGTACTACAACCCGGTCAGCCCGGCCGACGCCGACAAGCTGACGCCGAACTTCTCCTGGACCAAGTTCTTCGAGTCGCAGGGCGTGGCCCTGCCGAAGATGTTCTCGCTCGCGGTGCCGGCCTTCCACCAGGAAGTCAGCAAGATGATCGGCGAAGTCCCGGCCGAACAGTGGAAGGCCTACCTGCGCTTCCACGCCATCGATGGCGCCTCGCCGTACCTGTCGGACGCCTTCGTCGAAGAGAACTTCAACTTCTACAGCAAGACCCTGCGCGGCCAGAAGGAACTGAAGGAACGCGGCAAGCGCGTGCTCGACACCATCGAAGGCCAGGCCGGCGAAGCGCTGGGCCAGATGTACGTCAAGGTGGCCTTCACTCCGGAATCCAAGGAGCGCATGCAGACCCTGGTCAAGAACCTCAGCGAAGCCCTCAAGGTGCGCATCGAGAACCTGGCCTGGATGAGCGCCGACACCAAGAAGAAGGCGATCGAGAAGTGGGCCAGCTTCACGCCCAAGATCGGTTACCCGGACAAGTGGCGCGACTGGAACGGCCTGGCGACCAGCCGCGACAGCTACTACGCCAACGTCAAGGCGGCCAACGAGTTCAACTACAAGTGGAACCTGGGCAAGATCGGCAAGCCGGTCGACAAGACCGAATGGGGCATGCCGCCGCAGATGGTCAACGCCTACTACAACCCGCTGCAGAACGAGATCGTGTTCCCGGCCGCGATCCTGCAGCCGCCGTTCTTCGATCCGAAGGCCGACGACGCCACCAACTACGGCGGCATCGGCGCGGTGATCGGCCACGAGATGACCCACGGTTACGACGACCAGGGTTCGCGTTTCGGACCCACCGGCAATATGGAAGTGTGGTGGGCGCCGAGCGACGCCAAGGCGTTCTCGGGCCTGACCGACAAGCTGATCCAGCAGTTCAACGCCTATGAAGCCGCCCCGGGCCAGCACGTCAACGGCAAGCACACCCTCGGCGAGAACATCGCCGACCTCGGCGGCCTGGCCACGGCCTACGACGCGATGAAGAAGGCCGCCGGCGACACCCCGGACCCGAAGACCGACGGTTTCACCCGCGACCAGCGCTTCTTCCTCAACTGGGCGACGGTGTGGCGCCGCAACTTCACCGCCGAAGAGATGAAGGTGCGTCTGCAGACCGACGAACACGCCCTGGCCAACTTCCGCGCGATCGGCGCGCCGTCGAACCTGCCGGCCTTCGCCGCCGCGTTCTCGTGCAAGCCGGGCCAGCCGATGGTCCGCGAGGGCGACAAGCAGGTGGTGATCTGGTGA
- a CDS encoding M13 family metallopeptidase yields MSTLRPLACALALSLIAGLASPTADAAKKKAAAKPKAPAAASACSDFYASANGDWLRSNPLSGAGSVSSLETLAANARKQQLELLNSAMTAPQGNVQKLLGDFWASGLDEAAVERDGAQPIAPLLGRINAIKKAKEIPASIAALHQVGIPVAFNFGADIDLQDLERHIGYFSQGGLGLPDPAYYTRTDADTRQLLGHYNNYVQKILTLTGTSKDQLAAESLFVIDLETRIARASKSLPDLRDPRANYAPVAVATLAKQYKNLQLGAFLKAQGVTDDSVSLANPQLFAELDKLLGSLKPDQWKTYLRWRVGDSMAPYLAKPFRDAEFEFRGRVLRGHAAPAPRQQAVLDAITLAAGPMVGHEYAARYLPAATDARAEQIAAQLRDALGKAIDADTRFSEAVKHEARAKLGKLKIEVGTPKRDLDYSVQPMGRGSFGSNMLIASTWRHREEMKRIGRGNADRRWDVLPQEPSLAYDIAQNRLIVTAAMLQAPVLDMSKPEAAQYGSYGALVGAELTHGFDSRGRYVNAKQEVRDWWTPAEVSAWDSLAGRVAAQYGAEPYPGLNGVKVNGNQVREVAIADQAGVELAWSAFRAASPAASKDADQAFFRAWAGLWAQQLSPEVAAQRSAAGIHAPGQWRTNVPLSNLAAFGETFGCKAGTAMQRKPDQQIKVFP; encoded by the coding sequence ATGTCGACCCTACGCCCGCTTGCCTGCGCCCTCGCCCTCAGCCTGATTGCCGGCCTGGCCTCGCCGACCGCCGATGCCGCCAAGAAGAAGGCCGCCGCCAAGCCCAAGGCGCCCGCCGCCGCATCGGCCTGCAGCGACTTCTATGCCAGCGCCAACGGCGACTGGCTGCGCAGCAACCCCTTGTCCGGCGCCGGTTCGGTGTCCTCGCTGGAAACCCTCGCCGCCAATGCGCGCAAGCAGCAGCTGGAACTGCTCAACAGCGCCATGACCGCGCCGCAGGGCAACGTGCAGAAGCTGCTCGGCGACTTCTGGGCCAGCGGCCTGGACGAAGCCGCGGTCGAGCGCGACGGCGCGCAGCCGATCGCCCCGCTGCTGGGCCGTATCAACGCGATCAAGAAGGCCAAGGAAATCCCGGCCTCGATCGCCGCGCTGCATCAGGTCGGTATCCCGGTCGCCTTCAACTTCGGCGCCGACATCGACCTGCAGGACCTGGAACGCCACATCGGCTATTTCAGCCAGGGCGGCCTCGGCCTGCCCGACCCGGCCTATTACACCCGCACCGACGCCGATACCCGTCAGTTGCTCGGCCACTACAACAACTACGTGCAGAAGATCCTGACCCTGACCGGCACGTCCAAGGACCAACTGGCGGCCGAGTCGCTGTTCGTGATCGATCTGGAAACCCGCATCGCCCGCGCCTCCAAATCGTTGCCGGACCTGCGCGACCCGCGCGCCAACTACGCCCCGGTCGCGGTCGCCACCCTGGCCAAGCAGTACAAGAACCTGCAGCTGGGCGCCTTCCTCAAGGCCCAGGGCGTCACCGACGACAGCGTCTCGCTGGCAAACCCGCAATTGTTCGCCGAACTCGACAAGCTGCTCGGCAGCCTCAAGCCGGACCAGTGGAAGACCTATCTGCGCTGGCGCGTCGGCGATTCGATGGCGCCGTACCTGGCCAAGCCGTTCCGCGACGCCGAATTCGAGTTCCGCGGCCGCGTGCTGCGCGGGCATGCCGCGCCGGCGCCCCGTCAGCAGGCCGTGCTCGACGCGATCACCCTCGCCGCCGGCCCGATGGTCGGCCACGAATACGCCGCGCGTTATCTGCCGGCCGCCACCGATGCGCGCGCCGAACAGATCGCCGCCCAGTTGCGCGACGCCTTGGGCAAGGCCATCGACGCCGACACCCGTTTCAGCGAGGCGGTCAAGCACGAAGCCCGCGCCAAGCTCGGCAAGCTCAAGATCGAAGTCGGCACGCCCAAGCGCGATCTCGACTACAGCGTGCAGCCGATGGGCCGCGGCAGCTTCGGCAGCAACATGCTGATCGCCTCGACCTGGCGCCACCGCGAGGAAATGAAGCGGATCGGTCGCGGCAACGCCGACCGTCGCTGGGACGTGCTGCCGCAGGAGCCGTCGCTGGCCTACGACATCGCCCAGAACCGCTTGATCGTGACCGCGGCGATGCTGCAGGCGCCGGTGCTCGACATGAGCAAGCCCGAGGCCGCGCAGTACGGCTCCTACGGCGCCCTGGTCGGCGCCGAGTTGACCCACGGCTTCGACAGCCGCGGCCGCTACGTCAACGCCAAACAGGAAGTGCGCGACTGGTGGACCCCGGCCGAAGTCTCGGCCTGGGACTCGCTCGCCGGCCGCGTCGCCGCGCAGTACGGCGCCGAGCCCTATCCGGGCCTCAACGGGGTCAAGGTCAACGGCAATCAGGTCCGCGAAGTCGCGATCGCCGACCAGGCCGGCGTCGAACTGGCATGGTCGGCGTTCCGCGCCGCGTCGCCGGCGGCGAGCAAGGACGCCGACCAGGCCTTCTTCCGCGCCTGGGCCGGCCTGTGGGCGCAGCAGCTGAGCCCGGAAGTCGCGGCGCAGCGTTCGGCCGCCGGCATCCATGCCCCGGGCCAGTGGCGCACCAACGTGCCGCTGTCGAACCTCGCCGCCTTCGGCGAGACTTTCGGCTGCAAGGCCGGCACCGCGATGCAGCGCAAGCCCGACCAACAGATCAAGGTGTTTCCCTGA